From one Pempheris klunzingeri isolate RE-2024b chromosome 5, fPemKlu1.hap1, whole genome shotgun sequence genomic stretch:
- the LOC139201104 gene encoding endoplasmic reticulum-Golgi intermediate compartment protein 2-like has product MRRLTKKKALSLVRELDAFPKVPECYVESSTSGGTVSLIAFTLMAALALLEFFVYRDTWMKYEYEVDKDFSSKLRINVDITVAMRCQYIGADVLDLAETMVASDGLKYEPVNFEQSPRQRLWHMTLLHIQERLRVEHSLQDVLFKTAIKAPPLAQPQSEDSSSSHSACRIHGHLYVNKVAGNFHITVGKSIPHPRGHAHLAALVSHDSYNFSHRIDHLSFGEEIPGIISPLDGTEKISADANHMFQYFITIVPTKLNTYKVSAETHQYSVTEQDRVINHAAGSHGVSGIFMKYDISSLMVRVTEQHMPLWQFLVRLCGIIGGIFSTTGMLHNMVGFLVDVICCRFQMGMYKHLKEAPLNEQTNSETPAATENYVE; this is encoded by the exons ATGAGGAGGCTGACCAAGAAGAAGGCTCTGAGTCTGGTGAGGGAGCTGGACGCTTTCCCAAAGGTTCCTGAGTGCTATGTGGAGTCGTCGACCAGCGGTGGGACAG TGTCTCTGATAGCTTTCACTCTCATGGCTGCCCTTGCCCTCCTGGAGTTCTTTGTGTACAGAGACACATGGATGAAGTACGAATATGAGGTGGACAAAGACTTCAGCAG TAAACTGAGGATAAATGTTGACATCACAGTGGCTATGAGATGCCAGT ACATAGGGGCCGATGTCCTGGATCTGGCAGAGACCATGGTTGCCTCTGATGGCTTAAAGTATGAACCA GTCAACTTTGAGCAATCTCCAAGGCAAAGATTGTGGCACAT GACACTTCTGCACATCCAGGAGCGTCTGAGAGTGGAGCACTCCCTCCAGGATGTACTCTTCAAGACTGCAATCAAAGCTCCTCCTCTCGCTCAGCCTCAAAG TGAGGACAGCTCCTCTTCCCATAGCGCCTGCAGGATACATGGACATCTGTATGTCAACAAGGTGGCAGGAAATTTCCACATTACAGTTGGCAA GTCCATCCCACATCCCAGAGGCCACGCCCATCTAGCTGCACTAGTCAGCCATGACA GTTATAACTTTTCTCACCGGATCGACCACCTGTCCTTTGGAGAAGAGATTCCTGGGATCATCAGCCCTCTGGACGGCACAGAGAAAATCTCTGCTGATG CTAACCACATGTTCCAGTACTTCATCACCATCGTGCCCACCAAACTGAACACCTACAAGGTCTCTGCGGAAACACACCAGTACTCAGTCACCGAGCAG GACAGAGTGATAAACCATGCTGCCGGCAGCCATGGAGTCTCAGGGATCTTTATGAAATATGATATCAGCTCACTAATGGTCAGAGTCACCGAGCAGCACATGCCTCTCTGGCAGTTTCTTGTCAGACTCTGTGGCATCATCGGAGGCATTTTCTCGACGACAG GCATGCTCCACAATATGGTAGGATTCTTGGTTGATGTAATTTGCTGTCGTTTCCAAATGGGAATGTACAAACATCTCAAG GAGGCTCCTCTGAACGAGCAGACAAACAGCGAGACCCCGGCTGCTACAGAAAACTATGTGGAGTAA